In Amia ocellicauda isolate fAmiCal2 chromosome 3, fAmiCal2.hap1, whole genome shotgun sequence, the DNA window GTTTCTTCTCTTTCTATGGCCAGTTTGATTTTGCAGGCTCGGTCATCTCCCTGCGCGAGGGCCGGGCCCTCCCAATCACTGACTTCCTGAGTGTGGAGGAGCAGCAGGAAGCgaaggagaaggaaaaaaaggaggaagatgagaaggagaaagaggcaGCGGGGGGTGGCAGCAGCCCGAAGGTGTCCCCCAGACTAGGGCCTCTGAACGTGCTGGACCCCTTTGAGCTCTGCCATAACGTAGCAGGGAACCTGAATGAGCGAACCCAGAAGAGCTTCCTCCGGGAGTGCGCCGATGCGGCCAAGTACTGTCGCAGCCTGCAGTACCAGCGCAAGTCTGCAAAGGGAAAGGTGTGGGGCCTAGTGCGGCTGTTCTCCCCCCGCGGGCGCGGACAGGGGGCTGCAGAGGCCGAGAGAGAGCTGGTCATCGACATCCCCTTCAAACTGGTCGTGCTCCCCGAGAGCATGCGTGGGCAGCTGCGCGACGCCGGCGATGGCTTCCGGCAGCTGTGGTTTGGCAAAGTGTGCCGGGCTGTGGAGCGGGTGTTCCGGGAGATCCTGAAGTGTGATGTTACTGAGggagcggaggaggaggaagatgaggagcggagggaggaagagaagcAGGCAGGAGCAGGGGACGGCCCTGAAGCAGTGAACACCGCAGAATGGGATCCGTCTGCGACTCCCGTGGGTCCGACCGAAGCTACTGAGGGCAGGCGGAAAGAGCAGGAGACAAACAACAATGACTGCCCCCAGACTGCTGTCTCCCCCAAAACCTGCAAGACGCTCAAGAGGCCCCGGCTCTCAAGGGAGGGCACCACGTCGATCTCCCCCATCACCAAGAAACAGCGTCTGGCCCTAGGGGACAGGCAGAGCGTGACGACCTGGCATGGCCACGTCTGGCACAAGGTGTGGGCAGGGCGCCGGAAAGTGCGGAGGGACCTGCTTAGGACCCTGCAGGAGCACGACAGGCCAGAGGGGGGCAGCGTGGAGCTGGAGACACAAGTGACCGAACGCATTGCGACGCTGGAGCAGGAAGGGGAGGGCGTGGCAGTGGGGGGGACGGCGATACTGGAGTTTGCGTTGCAGGCGCGGGTACTGGGGGCCACGGAGGACACCAAGACCGAGCTCTGCTTCTTCCCAGGGGAGGACACCTGCGGTCTGTTTCAGGACTTCTTCCACTTCCTGGAGTCCTTCCTGCCCAGGATGACGGAGAAGCTGCTGGAGAGGGCTGAGTAGAGGGAGTAGTGCCCTCTAGTGGAGGGAGTGCAGCATTCCCAGCCCCAGATAAATACTAAGAGCcaaatgctgctgctgctgctctacCCAAAGACTAGAAAGGAATTGACTTGTTTGAATTGTATTCATTAGAGTTGAGATTACAGTTCTTGTTACTGTTCCATGCTCTGACTTAAACAGGTATTGTATGTATTGAGACAATCTTTTTGCCAAGCTTTAgagcaaaacaaatgtaaatggaTTTTTAATACCATGGAAATCTAAAGCGTCTCACAGGGAAATATTTTTGTAACATGCCATCCCAGATCTATTTTTACATGCAAATGTGATGTCAATAAACGGGCATGCTTGtgacttgtttaaaaaaaacgcATAGGCTTTTCGTTCTTTCCTTCCAATCCCAGGACAGCTCTGCAAAGTGTTGTAGGCGTCATAGACACTGCAAGGCAGTTTCATTGCTTGTGGCTGATCCTGGATCTTCCAGACAAGAGTGTACTCTAAACAGGGAAGAATAGGGGTCTTAAAAATACTATGAGGACAATgggggtggagagagagggagaggggggaaaagTGAAGAAAATGTGACATTCTTCCCCCCGACAAAACGTTTTTAGGATCCATTCTGAGAACCGCACCAGAGTTTCTGCCCTTCATTCCAGCAAGCAAGTGAAACCAATAGGCTGGATCCAAGGATCAGTCACGACATGTAGGCCTCGTCTTTTACTGCTGTCagtgcaggtttttttttttctcttcattctTCAATTTTGAAAGATAAACTGTGGAGGAAACACTTAAAATCGCCAAACAGGGCAGGGAGTTTTAGTAGCTTGGTTATCTTTCTGTCCTCCCTCAGTGTCCACTTTAGATATTAGAGCCCTCCACAATTCCCCTGTGTtagtgttttctttaaaaatcagGTACGGTACAATATGATGACATACATAAGCCGCTGTTTTTGCACTGCTTTGCACACACCCCAGGCCGGAACTTGTCCTTGAAAACACCTGGATAGGCACTTTGCTGTAGAGATTCGGCACATGTTGAGACGTTATTTTGGGACGTCATGTTAACTGTGACTCACAATACTAACATTTCCTGACTGCCATCCAGCCCAATGAAACCAGCTATTGGGGTTTATTTATATCCGTGTCCCCTTCTATATCAAAAGACAAACCAAATTTAACTATTAAAATAGATagtatatttaaattgtatagcAGTATGACTACAGTTGAGCGCAGTCACCATTTGGTAGAGCTAGGGGACAACCTTTTGACTGACAGCACGGAAGTGGGGTCACTGCCGCAGTGTTTGGTTGGATATTCGTACAGATTGGCAAAACACGGCTATCTTTGAAGTGGTCTGTACCAAATGCTCCCTCTTCATCAGCTCCTACCACTGACCTCACTGGCTCCAGGGATCAGTCTTCTCTGAGGTGGTCGATGACTCTTAAGAGACAACTTTACAAAACCCTCTGGGCTTTGCCGTGTGTGTTGCATGACACCCACAGTAATGGCTCTTCATGTCTCAGTCAGCCTTGGCATTGTTCCCTCATAAGGACTGGTTCTAGCCAAGAAGAAGTAGTGAGGGTAATTGTATTCTTTAcacctaatgtaaagtcaatgatTTTAAGGTGACCCTCACAAGAGCCCCCTCCCACTTCCTGCTTGGCTGGTATGTTCTGTCTGAGTGGGGGAACCAAGGCAGGCTGGCAGTAATAACACACTTGATGTGTGGCACGCAGTCACTTGGGCTTTCAGTTGCGCTGCATCGTATCGTAAGATGTCATGGTGTCGGCTACAAATTTGTAATGGGGATTTAATGGGTGTGTGGAAAGAAGGCACTTGACTACATGGAGGAGTTTGCACTGACGTAGATATCGACACCTTCGACGTCATGgacttaaaatacaaatctgttaCCACTTTCTCTTGCATCTGtctgcttttttcttttaggTTTTGAGCAAAACTGGTATAAGTGACAGCAGTGGCTTAGCAGAAAGGagtgaggggagggggggggtgagaaAAGCtgaaagaaggaagaaagaaatctcaattgttgttaaagcCGTGGCAGATTTTCGGCGCCTGTCAGCCTGCAAGATGGATACTTCATTGTGACAATTCTGTAATTGCCTGAAATCACTGCAGGTGACAGGAGACAAGC includes these proteins:
- the tut1 gene encoding speckle targeted PIP5K1A-regulated poly(A) polymerase isoform X2, coding for MELDTDIQTVAKGGFHCVLCDVSVPNQASLEDHLKGRKHQKLCSVRESRRAQEEHSVFVSGFQRGTSQQQLTDYFQRFGPVAEIIMDKDQGVYAIVQFGDKESLQGALAQPQHSMEGQRLRVKPREKKEFKYTPKKKQDVGKNPLNPELLCQVATVAEQMQRVVEVSELPESERRVRELLVAMLQEVFTEFFPECKILPFGSSVNSFGIRSCDLDLFLDLENTKSFQARAKSTAEQAGEGQSEDARSEDSILSDIDLATASPAEVLELVAAVLRRCVPGAHKVQVVSSARLPVVKFSHRELALQGDISINNRLAVRNTRFLQLCSALDNRLRPLVYTVRHWAKQKQLAGKEEECVIEGWDCSFPSSPLAVPPSQNTEELGSLLAGFFSFYGQFDFAGSVISLREGRALPITDFLSVEEQQEAKEKEKKEEDEKEKEAAGGGSSPKVSPRLGPLNVLDPFELCHNVAGNLNERTQKSFLRECADAAKYCRSLQYQRKSAKGKVWGLVRLFSPRGRGQGAAEAERELVIDIPFKLVVLPESMRGQLRDAGDGFRQLWFGKVCRAVERVFREILKCDVTEGAEEEEDEERREEEKQAGAGDGPEAVNTAEWDPSATPVGPTEATEGRRKEQETNNNDCPQTAVSPKTCKTLKRPRLSREGTTSISPITKKQRLALGDRQSVTTWHGHVWHKVWAGRRKVRRDLLRTLQEHDRPEGGSVELETQVTERIATLEQEGEGVAVGGTAILEFALQARVLGATEDTKTELCFFPGEDTCGLFQDFFHFLESFLPRMTEKLLERAE